From the genome of Haloterrigena sp. KLK7, one region includes:
- a CDS encoding sugar-binding protein: MNRRRYLASLSAGSLAGIAGCSSRRTDGPETAGPPRLGVEGRWLTDPDGNPVVLRGVSVADPVWRIEHAAERGTDYWETLRLATDDAAGWHARILRLPVEPRSIGAAGMDAVVEYLDRAVELAAELGVYLLVDYHASERYDTPSIDRRLRAFWDRVAPRYADDSHVLYELFGAPTEPAAGGLEAWRTWRDRASPWVSLVRDRAPDTPIVVGSPAWSSMTAYAAEEPFDRDGLLYSAHVYPSWEPRSWEAAFGTPALEVPVFVTEWGYTTAEAAGSETHLIGTTEDWGEPFREWVDAHENVHWCAATFDARRRPAVFDADWTLPDGDDHMGALVNDWLADRRDDHRPGQRTPIPSGEGSAPAPPEAVRIVEVHETEATVRWEQPRDPDGDDVLQYRVTVDDRDPTVLRGVERVTELFDLGPGRDYEVRVTAVDERGLESDPASVRFSTLDPTSPEAAIPRTDSVPAIDGDVDDAWTLAEAHPVDTILWTDRPLEVTATWRALWDENALYALVDITDPEGWTDAFAELYLDLDNSREETYDGENDHHLGFERGGEYPWQGPHSAPIARVAEVATTETDGGWRVEFAVPWKEYDVRPIVGSRLGLDVHIGVRGDGERIAKLGWFDESDEAWENPRAFATVELGE; encoded by the coding sequence ATGAACCGTCGCCGGTATCTGGCATCGCTCTCGGCCGGGTCGCTGGCCGGAATCGCCGGCTGCTCGAGCCGGCGAACCGACGGTCCGGAGACGGCCGGTCCGCCGCGACTCGGCGTCGAGGGGCGATGGCTGACCGATCCCGACGGCAATCCGGTCGTCCTCCGCGGCGTGAGCGTCGCCGATCCGGTGTGGCGCATCGAGCACGCGGCGGAGCGGGGAACGGACTACTGGGAGACGCTCCGACTCGCGACCGACGACGCCGCGGGGTGGCACGCGCGGATACTCCGGCTCCCGGTCGAGCCCCGTTCGATCGGCGCGGCCGGGATGGACGCCGTCGTCGAGTACCTCGATCGGGCGGTCGAACTCGCGGCCGAACTGGGCGTCTACCTCCTCGTCGACTATCACGCGAGCGAACGCTACGACACGCCGTCGATCGACCGTCGACTGCGCGCGTTCTGGGATCGCGTCGCCCCTCGGTACGCCGACGACTCGCACGTCCTCTACGAACTGTTCGGCGCGCCGACCGAGCCGGCGGCCGGCGGACTCGAGGCCTGGCGGACCTGGCGCGACCGCGCGAGCCCGTGGGTGTCCCTCGTTCGCGACCGCGCCCCGGACACGCCGATCGTCGTCGGCTCGCCGGCGTGGTCGTCGATGACGGCCTACGCCGCCGAGGAGCCGTTCGACCGCGACGGACTGCTGTACTCGGCCCACGTCTATCCGTCGTGGGAGCCCCGCTCCTGGGAGGCGGCGTTCGGCACGCCCGCCCTCGAGGTTCCGGTGTTCGTGACCGAGTGGGGATACACAACCGCCGAGGCGGCGGGGTCGGAGACCCACCTGATCGGCACTACCGAGGACTGGGGCGAGCCGTTCCGCGAGTGGGTCGACGCTCACGAGAACGTCCACTGGTGTGCGGCGACGTTCGACGCTCGCCGACGGCCCGCCGTGTTCGACGCCGACTGGACCCTTCCCGACGGCGACGACCACATGGGTGCGCTGGTCAACGACTGGCTCGCCGACAGACGCGACGACCACCGACCCGGTCAGCGGACGCCGATCCCGTCCGGCGAGGGATCGGCGCCGGCGCCTCCCGAGGCGGTCAGGATCGTCGAGGTCCACGAGACGGAAGCGACCGTGCGATGGGAGCAACCGCGTGATCCGGACGGCGACGACGTTCTCCAGTACCGGGTGACCGTCGACGACCGGGATCCGACGGTTCTGCGTGGCGTCGAACGGGTGACGGAACTGTTCGACCTCGGCCCGGGTCGGGACTACGAGGTGCGCGTGACGGCCGTCGACGAGCGCGGCCTCGAGTCGGACCCCGCGTCGGTTCGGTTCAGTACGCTCGATCCGACCAGTCCCGAGGCCGCGATCCCCAGAACGGACTCGGTGCCGGCGATCGACGGCGACGTCGACGACGCGTGGACTCTCGCCGAGGCACATCCCGTCGATACGATCCTCTGGACCGACCGCCCTCTCGAGGTAACGGCAACGTGGCGGGCACTGTGGGACGAGAACGCGCTGTACGCGCTCGTCGATATCACCGATCCCGAGGGGTGGACGGACGCCTTCGCGGAGCTCTATCTCGACCTCGATAACAGCCGCGAGGAAACGTACGACGGGGAAAACGATCACCACCTCGGTTTCGAGCGAGGCGGTGAATACCCGTGGCAAGGCCCACACTCGGCGCCGATCGCCCGGGTTGCGGAGGTCGCGACGACTGAGACCGACGGCGGTTGGCGGGTGGAATTCGCGGTCCCGTGGAAGGAATACGACGTGCGGCCGATCGTCGGCTCCCGCCTCGGACTGGACGTCCACATCGGCGTCAGGGGAGACGGCGAACGAATCGCGAAGCTCGGCTGGTTCGACGAGAGCGACGAAGCGTGGGAGAACCCGCGGGCGTTCGCGACCGTCGAACTCGGCGAGTGA
- a CDS encoding ABC transporter ATP-binding protein, whose amino-acid sequence MTDLRLEGVTKRYGADGTGVGDGDGGTVALRDVDLTVRDGEFFTLVGPSGCGKTTTLRTVAGFEAPTEGTVRFDGEPVTDAAPEERDVGVVFQSYALFPHMSVAENVGYGLRYREPPAGTSADERVRELLELVDLEGMGDRDPDQLSGGQRQRVALARALAPEPDLLLLDEPMSALDARLRESLRRQLTRIQSTLGITTVYVTHDQAEALAISDRLAVMRDGRIEQVGRPREIYREPSTRFVAEFVGDNNVFDATVRARDGDRARVAVDGSDREFEIAGVPAGAERVSFCVRPAALARAADANRFAVDIETSEFRGEHVRAYGQWDGRSVVLQFDAAERPAAGAGGREGVEATTDGGADAASNEGRDAASDGAPTDGGADATVDGDVTVGFAPTAARVLETRSQSR is encoded by the coding sequence GTGACCGACCTCCGACTCGAGGGCGTCACCAAGCGCTACGGCGCGGACGGAACCGGCGTGGGGGACGGAGACGGCGGCACCGTCGCGCTGCGGGACGTCGACCTGACCGTCCGCGACGGCGAGTTCTTCACGCTCGTCGGGCCGTCGGGCTGCGGGAAGACGACCACGCTCCGGACCGTCGCGGGGTTCGAGGCGCCGACCGAGGGGACGGTTCGGTTCGACGGTGAGCCGGTCACCGACGCGGCGCCCGAGGAGCGCGACGTCGGCGTCGTCTTCCAGAGCTACGCGCTCTTTCCCCACATGAGCGTCGCCGAAAACGTCGGCTACGGGCTCCGGTACCGGGAACCGCCCGCGGGGACGAGCGCCGACGAACGCGTCCGAGAACTGCTCGAACTGGTCGACCTCGAGGGAATGGGCGATCGCGATCCCGACCAGCTATCGGGCGGGCAGCGCCAGCGGGTCGCGCTGGCCCGCGCGCTCGCGCCGGAACCCGACCTCCTCCTGCTCGACGAACCGATGAGCGCGCTCGACGCGCGGCTCCGGGAGTCGCTGCGCCGACAGCTCACGCGGATCCAGTCGACGCTCGGAATCACGACCGTCTACGTCACCCACGATCAGGCGGAGGCGCTGGCGATCTCGGACCGCCTCGCGGTGATGCGCGACGGGCGGATCGAACAGGTCGGTCGCCCTCGAGAGATCTACCGCGAGCCGTCGACGCGGTTCGTCGCCGAGTTCGTCGGCGACAACAACGTCTTCGACGCGACCGTGCGCGCCCGCGACGGCGACCGAGCGCGGGTCGCCGTCGACGGCAGCGACCGCGAGTTCGAGATCGCGGGCGTCCCGGCGGGCGCGGAGCGAGTGAGTTTCTGCGTCCGACCGGCCGCGCTGGCTCGAGCCGCCGACGCCAATCGGTTCGCCGTCGATATCGAGACCAGCGAGTTCCGCGGCGAGCACGTCCGAGCGTACGGGCAGTGGGACGGCCGGTCGGTCGTGCTCCAGTTCGACGCCGCGGAACGACCGGCGGCGGGAGCCGGCGGCCGCGAGGGGGTGGAGGCGACCACCGACGGTGGTGCGGACGCGGCGAGCAACGAGGGTCGTGACGCGGCGAGCGATGGCGCGCCGACCGACGGCGGTGCGGACGCGACGGTCGACGGCGACGTCACGGTGGGGTTCGCGCCGACGGCCGCTCGCGTGCTGGAGACGCGGTCGCAGTCGCGATAA
- a CDS encoding MBL fold metallo-hydrolase: MIDNLAQGVQAFTSNVFLVDGERTVLIDAGANFDVVAAVRERVDDIDAVVLTHTHRDHVGNLEAVKDAFDVDAWGFAPSIDGVDRAIADEETVRLGDHEYVALHTPGHKNDHLCFYAEDAGVLFAGDLIFQNGSFGRTDLEEGDRAQLIESIDRVLERIDPDLEAMHTGHGPSVTTDPYDHVELSAQMARQA, translated from the coding sequence ATGATCGACAACCTCGCACAGGGCGTCCAGGCGTTTACGAGCAACGTCTTTCTCGTCGACGGCGAGCGGACCGTGCTGATCGACGCGGGAGCGAACTTCGACGTCGTCGCGGCCGTTCGGGAGCGGGTCGACGACATCGACGCCGTCGTGCTCACGCACACCCACCGCGACCACGTCGGCAACCTCGAGGCGGTGAAAGACGCCTTCGACGTCGACGCGTGGGGGTTCGCCCCCTCGATCGACGGCGTCGACCGCGCCATCGCCGACGAGGAGACGGTCCGACTGGGCGACCACGAGTACGTCGCGCTCCACACGCCCGGCCACAAGAACGACCACCTCTGCTTCTACGCCGAGGACGCCGGCGTCCTCTTCGCCGGCGATCTGATCTTCCAGAACGGGAGTTTCGGTCGGACGGACCTCGAGGAGGGCGACCGAGCGCAGCTGATCGAGAGCATCGATCGCGTCCTCGAGCGGATCGATCCGGACCTCGAGGCGATGCACACGGGCCACGGGCCGAGCGTGACGACCGATCCGTACGACCACGTCGAACTCTCGGCGCAGATGGCGCGACAGGCCTGA
- a CDS encoding iron ABC transporter permease: MSLADRPLVDRLSSGAVSAWLERHALSLITLGTAAVLVVMLYLPVGLVFVEALLEDGSPTLGHFVEVLTDPFYFGVLADVFADPLAIGTHLGSLAGWIAGISVSLTVASPLPGVDLSVPWLAVDAPPVRKGLFGFTAYQAALSTAGSVALGLPAAAILANYEFYGRRTLRSLTILPFVLPGIMVAVGFYAMFGQTGTLNTVLGLIGVGPFAFIETSPLAIVILAHAFYNAPLVARLTVAAWESVDARTVETARSLGASPRRAFRDVVVPQLVPAVLTGALLTFIFTFMTFPIVLALGGLRLATVEVWIYDRVQRLAYGEAATLAILETTLSLGLTYAYLRYESARSGFSQAPSPPPREPLFPDVRTALSPRRLAVLGYGLVALVLFVGPLASLVVGSFTDGSGLTLRNYAFLLERQLEGASFQTRPVPAIRNSLLFGLATLAVAVPMGVVISVLTARAGRSGRLVDTLAMLPLAVSGVVFGLGLLQGLVFGIPLPGGWRFQVTGTVAIVAAHAVAAYPFVTRNVSPLLATLDPAMLESARALGASRARALVDIELPLVANGIVAGAAFAFAISIGEFSSTVILASGSEHYTMPVAVERYLGRRSGPAIAMGTLLLLVTAASFVVVDRVGGRYEL; this comes from the coding sequence GTGTCTCTCGCAGATCGTCCCCTCGTCGATCGGCTCTCGTCCGGTGCCGTCAGCGCGTGGCTCGAGCGCCACGCCCTCTCGCTGATCACGCTCGGGACGGCGGCCGTCCTCGTCGTCATGCTCTACCTGCCCGTCGGCCTCGTCTTCGTCGAGGCGCTCCTCGAGGACGGGTCGCCGACGCTCGGCCATTTCGTCGAGGTGCTGACGGACCCGTTCTACTTCGGCGTCCTCGCGGATGTCTTCGCGGACCCGCTCGCGATCGGCACGCATCTCGGCTCGCTCGCGGGCTGGATCGCGGGGATTTCGGTCTCGCTGACGGTCGCGTCCCCGCTCCCCGGCGTCGACCTCTCCGTCCCGTGGCTCGCCGTCGACGCGCCGCCCGTCCGGAAGGGGCTGTTCGGCTTCACGGCCTATCAGGCCGCCCTGTCGACGGCCGGGAGCGTCGCGCTCGGCCTCCCGGCCGCCGCTATCCTCGCGAACTACGAGTTCTACGGCCGGCGAACCCTCCGGTCGCTGACGATTCTCCCGTTCGTGCTGCCCGGAATCATGGTCGCCGTCGGCTTCTACGCGATGTTCGGGCAAACGGGGACGCTCAACACCGTTCTCGGCCTCATCGGCGTCGGACCGTTCGCGTTCATCGAGACGAGCCCGCTCGCGATCGTGATCCTCGCCCACGCCTTCTACAACGCGCCGCTGGTCGCCCGCCTGACCGTCGCCGCCTGGGAGTCCGTCGACGCCCGGACCGTCGAGACCGCCCGCAGCCTCGGCGCGAGTCCGCGCCGGGCCTTCCGCGACGTCGTCGTCCCGCAGCTCGTTCCGGCGGTCCTCACCGGCGCCCTGCTGACCTTCATCTTCACGTTCATGACCTTCCCCATCGTGCTCGCGCTGGGCGGCCTCCGGCTGGCGACCGTCGAGGTCTGGATCTACGACCGCGTCCAGCGGCTGGCCTACGGCGAGGCGGCGACGCTCGCGATCCTCGAAACGACGCTCTCGCTGGGGTTGACCTACGCCTATCTCCGCTACGAGTCCGCCCGGTCCGGGTTCTCGCAGGCGCCGTCGCCACCGCCGAGGGAGCCGCTCTTCCCCGACGTTCGGACGGCGCTCTCGCCGCGACGGCTCGCCGTGCTCGGCTACGGTCTCGTCGCGCTCGTCCTCTTCGTCGGGCCGCTGGCGAGTCTCGTCGTCGGGAGTTTCACTGACGGCTCCGGACTCACCCTCCGGAACTACGCGTTCCTGCTCGAGCGCCAGCTCGAGGGGGCGAGCTTCCAGACGCGTCCGGTCCCCGCGATCCGGAACTCGCTGCTGTTCGGGCTCGCGACGCTGGCCGTCGCGGTCCCGATGGGCGTCGTAATCTCGGTACTGACGGCCCGGGCTGGCAGGAGCGGGCGGCTCGTCGACACGCTCGCGATGCTCCCGCTGGCCGTCAGCGGCGTCGTCTTCGGGCTCGGGCTCCTGCAGGGGCTGGTCTTCGGTATCCCGCTGCCCGGCGGCTGGCGCTTTCAGGTGACGGGCACGGTCGCCATCGTCGCCGCCCACGCGGTCGCGGCCTACCCGTTCGTGACGCGCAACGTCTCGCCGCTGCTCGCGACCCTCGATCCGGCGATGCTCGAGTCCGCCCGCGCGCTCGGCGCCTCGCGGGCCCGCGCGCTCGTCGATATCGAACTCCCGCTCGTCGCGAACGGGATCGTCGCCGGCGCGGCCTTCGCCTTCGCTATCTCGATCGGCGAGTTCTCTTCGACGGTCATTTTGGCCAGCGGGAGCGAGCACTACACGATGCCGGTCGCCGTCGAACGCTACCTCGGCCGTCGATCCGGTCCCGCGATCGCCATGGGAACCCTGCTGTTGCTCGTCACGGCGGCGAGTTTCGTCGTCGTCGACCGCGTCGGCGGGAGGTACGAGCTGTGA
- a CDS encoding sensor histidine kinase has protein sequence MADSGPPTRERDGGPERSLRSRLARSIVPGVVRRNYALKLALALFVVVLLITGIGVVSYVQIQGIIEADAEDTLRSAATAQSDTVGEWIDARESQTRGIASSDVYGTRDREAIRNHLRDSQALAGDDVVGAHYVDPQNGEIVASTDPGSEGGSVATTAPAWSGPIERATAESNGSAVASSDRAYERNGRLLMAFARPVRVGDGVLVVVADVRQGFEQLYGSETITTTRVLTADGREVAAPRQSRPTLLADSTAFETARDGETAIHHRESDVFALAPVDGTDWIVVAEAPKTRLYAASETVGRNVVLLVTTSLGALAVVGLVLGRGTVLPLIRLRERTRALEAGEFDVDLRTDREDEIGRLFASFAAMRDALRTQIRETEAARERAERSSQRLARQNERLDQFASTVSHDLRNPLNVADGYRDLLAATLADAETEDIDLEELREYVTRIDESHGRMETIIDDVLALAREENDTIDETVSIDLESIATDAWANVDHDDATLSVVGSRPLEADRDRLLRAFENLFRNAVEHGSTSPPSQAQEDAVERGSTSSQRENRADDAVERGSGSSAAQTRHAVSRPDASSVSLEVGPTETGFYIADDGPGIPTDAVDDVFQYGATTAEDGTGFGLAIVESIVSAHDWTIAVDESYDDGAKFVVSDVDGT, from the coding sequence ATGGCAGATTCGGGTCCGCCGACGAGGGAACGGGACGGGGGCCCGGAGCGGTCGCTCCGCTCGCGGCTCGCGCGCTCGATAGTTCCGGGGGTCGTCCGGCGCAACTACGCGCTGAAACTCGCGCTCGCGCTCTTCGTCGTCGTTCTGCTGATCACCGGCATCGGCGTGGTCAGCTACGTCCAGATTCAGGGCATCATCGAAGCGGACGCGGAGGACACGCTCCGATCGGCTGCGACGGCCCAGTCCGACACCGTCGGCGAGTGGATCGACGCGAGGGAGAGCCAGACGCGCGGGATCGCGTCGTCGGACGTCTACGGCACTCGAGACCGAGAGGCGATCCGGAACCACCTGCGCGACTCGCAGGCGCTGGCCGGTGACGACGTCGTGGGCGCCCATTACGTGGATCCGCAGAACGGCGAAATCGTCGCGAGCACCGATCCGGGCTCCGAAGGCGGATCGGTCGCGACGACGGCTCCGGCCTGGAGCGGTCCGATCGAGCGGGCGACCGCCGAATCGAACGGGAGCGCCGTCGCGTCGTCCGACCGCGCCTACGAGCGCAACGGGCGCCTGCTGATGGCGTTCGCCCGGCCGGTTCGCGTCGGCGACGGCGTTCTCGTCGTCGTGGCCGACGTCCGTCAGGGCTTCGAGCAACTCTACGGGTCGGAGACGATCACGACGACGCGGGTACTGACCGCCGACGGCCGCGAGGTGGCCGCTCCGCGCCAGTCCCGACCGACGCTCCTCGCGGATTCGACGGCGTTCGAAACCGCCCGGGACGGGGAGACGGCGATTCACCACCGCGAATCCGACGTGTTCGCGCTCGCCCCCGTCGACGGTACCGACTGGATCGTCGTCGCCGAGGCTCCCAAGACGCGACTCTACGCGGCCAGCGAGACCGTCGGTCGAAACGTGGTCCTCCTGGTGACGACCTCGCTCGGCGCCCTCGCCGTCGTCGGCCTCGTCCTGGGTCGCGGGACCGTCCTCCCGCTGATCCGACTGCGCGAGCGGACCCGAGCGCTCGAGGCCGGCGAGTTCGACGTCGACCTGCGGACCGACCGCGAAGACGAGATCGGGCGGTTGTTCGCCTCCTTCGCGGCGATGCGGGACGCCCTCCGGACGCAGATCCGCGAGACCGAAGCGGCGCGGGAACGGGCCGAACGCTCCAGTCAGCGGCTCGCGCGCCAGAACGAACGCCTCGACCAGTTCGCGAGTACGGTCAGCCACGACCTGCGCAACCCGCTGAACGTCGCGGACGGCTACCGGGACCTCCTCGCGGCGACGCTCGCCGACGCCGAGACCGAGGACATCGACCTCGAGGAGCTCCGGGAGTACGTGACGCGGATCGACGAGTCCCACGGACGCATGGAGACGATCATCGACGACGTGCTGGCCCTCGCCCGGGAGGAGAACGACACCATCGACGAGACCGTTTCGATCGACCTCGAGTCGATCGCGACCGACGCGTGGGCGAACGTCGACCACGACGACGCGACGCTGTCGGTGGTCGGGAGCCGACCGCTCGAGGCCGATCGGGATCGGCTCCTGCGCGCGTTCGAGAACCTCTTTCGGAACGCTGTAGAGCACGGCTCTACGAGCCCTCCTTCGCAGGCTCAGGAGGACGCTGTCGAACGCGGTTCGACAAGCAGTCAGCGCGAGAACCGCGCTGACGACGCCGTGGAGCGCGGTTCCGGGAGCTCCGCCGCGCAAACTCGGCACGCCGTCTCACGGCCGGACGCGTCGAGCGTCAGCCTCGAGGTCGGCCCCACGGAGACGGGCTTCTACATCGCCGACGACGGCCCCGGCATTCCGACGGACGCCGTCGACGACGTCTTCCAGTACGGCGCGACGACGGCCGAGGACGGGACCGGGTTCGGACTGGCGATCGTCGAGAGCATCGTCTCCGCACACGACTGGACGATCGCCGTCGACGAGAGCTACGACGACGGGGCGAAGTTCGTCGTCTCGGACGTCGACGGGACGTGA
- a CDS encoding LEA type 2 family protein yields the protein MGRRRAGLAILVAILLTGGTATYGVITADRPQVESVDTEWGSVTDERTEVETRIGVDDPQLLRAGDAAADVSYTVTVNDIVIASERENRVRLDGTDTVTVSTWFDNDEIPAWWASHVDRNETTTVRVEPDVVTDYGGVRLPAEGWTRERTVRTDLLEPLRTNESQRFRAYDRTVLVVDETDAQWGTATANRTPITASATVTNPTGIPVPIAEIGYTIRLNGIVVGQGVAANRTVVAPDSTETIEASAAIDNSELDDWWVTHVRNDERSNLTVEFDATLEYAGIERTVPLDFLSYDRTFRTDLMGSTDADADENGNESASYRDGQRERVRKANQQSIRPAAQSRRDRASAVGSG from the coding sequence ATGGGCCGTCGCAGAGCGGGGCTGGCGATTCTCGTCGCGATCCTCCTGACCGGCGGGACTGCAACGTACGGCGTGATCACGGCGGACCGGCCGCAGGTCGAATCAGTCGATACCGAGTGGGGGTCCGTGACCGACGAGCGGACCGAGGTCGAGACTCGGATCGGCGTCGACGATCCGCAGTTACTCCGCGCCGGCGACGCCGCGGCGGACGTCTCCTATACCGTCACGGTGAACGACATCGTGATCGCGTCGGAGCGGGAGAACCGCGTCCGACTCGACGGGACGGACACCGTCACCGTCTCGACGTGGTTCGACAACGACGAGATCCCGGCGTGGTGGGCGTCCCACGTCGACCGAAACGAGACGACGACGGTGCGCGTCGAACCGGACGTGGTGACCGACTACGGCGGCGTCCGACTCCCCGCGGAGGGGTGGACGCGGGAACGGACCGTCCGGACGGATCTGCTCGAGCCGTTACGGACGAACGAGAGCCAACGGTTCCGCGCGTACGATCGGACGGTGCTCGTCGTCGACGAAACGGACGCTCAGTGGGGCACCGCGACCGCGAACCGAACGCCGATCACCGCGTCGGCGACGGTGACCAACCCGACCGGGATCCCGGTACCGATCGCGGAGATCGGGTACACGATACGGCTGAACGGAATCGTCGTCGGCCAGGGCGTCGCCGCCAACCGGACCGTCGTCGCGCCCGACAGTACGGAGACGATCGAGGCCAGCGCGGCTATCGACAACTCCGAGCTCGACGACTGGTGGGTGACGCACGTCCGGAACGACGAGCGGTCGAATCTGACGGTCGAGTTCGACGCGACCCTCGAGTACGCCGGAATCGAGCGAACGGTCCCGCTGGACTTCCTCTCGTACGATCGCACGTTCCGGACGGACCTGATGGGGTCGACTGACGCGGACGCGGACGAGAACGGGAACGAGTCAGCGAGTTACCGGGACGGGCAGCGAGAACGGGTTCGGAAGGCGAACCAGCAGTCGATACGACCGGCAGCGCAGTCACGACGGGATCGTGCGAGCGCGGTCGGTTCGGGATAG